The Methylomicrobium lacus LW14 genome window below encodes:
- a CDS encoding molybdopterin-dependent oxidoreductase — protein MITRRDFLKRIAGGVTACAGGALIPRIALSGTASQGLPELPAEVMEALPGKQALIKRSFRPPNFETPVTYFNTPFTPNDAFFVRYHLANIPNVNVQDWKLRIGGESVEKPLEFTIEELKSRFESVEIAAVCQCAGNRRGMVRPHVHGIQWGYGAMGNARWKGVRLKEVLNQAGLKKDTVEVVFDAADSGMIAQTPDFAKSLPIAKALDENTLIAFEMNGEPLPHWNGFPVRLVVPGWTATYWVKHLTSIDAIAKPFEGYWIKTAYRLPKEAFPMQERFLSQENQMNTPITEMMVNSLITNIESGQRFRLSQSIDLKGIAWDGGYGIQQVEVSIDEGKSWREAVIGDDYGRFSWRQWHFRFKPHKKGSYRLMVKATNRSGVTQTLQLIPNPAGYHHNLVQTIDLQVI, from the coding sequence ATGATCACTAGACGAGACTTTCTCAAACGCATTGCGGGTGGAGTTACCGCCTGCGCCGGCGGCGCTTTAATTCCACGCATCGCTCTATCCGGCACCGCCTCGCAAGGCTTGCCCGAATTGCCGGCGGAGGTTATGGAGGCCTTGCCCGGCAAGCAGGCGCTGATCAAAAGATCCTTTCGGCCGCCAAATTTCGAAACGCCGGTTACTTACTTCAACACGCCGTTCACTCCGAATGACGCCTTCTTCGTCCGCTACCATCTGGCCAATATCCCGAATGTGAATGTGCAGGATTGGAAGCTGCGGATCGGCGGTGAATCTGTCGAAAAACCGCTCGAATTTACGATTGAGGAACTCAAAAGCCGATTTGAATCGGTCGAAATCGCCGCCGTTTGTCAATGCGCCGGAAATCGCCGCGGCATGGTTCGGCCCCATGTTCACGGCATTCAGTGGGGGTATGGCGCAATGGGCAATGCACGCTGGAAAGGCGTCAGGCTCAAGGAGGTTCTGAACCAGGCCGGGCTCAAAAAAGACACCGTGGAGGTCGTCTTCGATGCGGCGGATTCGGGAATGATCGCCCAGACGCCGGATTTCGCCAAAAGCCTGCCGATAGCGAAAGCGCTTGATGAAAACACCCTGATTGCGTTCGAGATGAACGGAGAACCCTTGCCTCATTGGAATGGTTTCCCGGTCCGCCTGGTCGTGCCGGGGTGGACGGCGACTTACTGGGTCAAGCATCTGACTTCGATCGACGCGATCGCCAAACCCTTCGAAGGCTATTGGATAAAAACCGCCTATCGCCTGCCGAAGGAAGCGTTTCCGATGCAGGAAAGATTCCTGTCGCAGGAAAATCAGATGAATACGCCGATAACCGAAATGATGGTCAATTCATTGATCACGAATATCGAGAGCGGACAACGCTTCAGACTGAGTCAATCGATTGATCTAAAAGGGATCGCCTGGGATGGCGGCTATGGGATTCAGCAGGTTGAGGTATCCATCGACGAAGGAAAGTCGTGGCGGGAGGCCGTGATCGGGGATGACTACGGCCGCTTTTCCTGGAGACAATGGCATTTCCGCTTCAAGCCGCACAAAAAAGGAAGCTATCGCCTGATGGTCAAGGCGACGAACCGTAGCGGTGTGACGCAGACCCTTCAGCTGATTCCAAATCCTGCGGGTTATCACCATAATCTGGTGCAGACAATCGATCTGCAAGTCATTTGA
- a CDS encoding c-type cytochrome, with translation MKTGFLFVNLLLIASAALADESRIQLKEGQGKTLVVANCMMCHSLDYIQMNGGLLDKSGWQKVVDKMIKVMGAPIKPEDVDPIVAYLAKNYGK, from the coding sequence ATGAAAACAGGATTTCTGTTCGTAAACCTCTTATTGATAGCATCAGCCGCGCTTGCCGATGAAAGCCGCATTCAATTGAAAGAGGGGCAGGGAAAAACGCTGGTAGTGGCCAATTGCATGATGTGCCACAGTCTCGATTATATCCAGATGAATGGGGGCTTACTGGATAAGTCAGGATGGCAAAAGGTTGTCGATAAAATGATCAAGGTCATGGGCGCCCCGATCAAACCGGAAGACGTAGATCCGATCGTGGCTTATTTGGCGAAGAATTATGGAAAATGA
- a CDS encoding HigA family addiction module antitoxin: protein MTRLDPITPGELLLEEFLKPMEISQYRLAKEIGVPAQRIGEIVSGKRRITADTDLRLCRFFGLSRGYWLRAQAEHDTEVAEEALADTLAKIRPWREQSHHCA, encoded by the coding sequence ATGACACGCCTTGATCCCATTACACCCGGTGAGTTGCTTCTTGAAGAATTTCTGAAACCAATGGAAATTTCGCAGTATCGTCTGGCTAAAGAAATTGGGGTTCCTGCACAAAGAATTGGCGAGATTGTAAGCGGAAAGCGCCGTATAACAGCGGATACCGACCTTAGGCTTTGCCGTTTCTTCGGTCTATCCCGCGGTTATTGGCTGCGCGCCCAAGCCGAGCATGACACTGAAGTCGCTGAAGAGGCACTCGCCGATACGCTCGCCAAGATCCGGCCCTGGCGGGAACAATCACACCATTGTGCATAG
- a CDS encoding type II toxin-antitoxin system RelE/ParE family toxin, which translates to MIVSFKCKDTEALADGSRVLRFANFERVALRKLRQLQIAENIEDLRVPPGNHLESLIGDRKGQHSIRINDQFRICFRWTSAGAADVEIVDYH; encoded by the coding sequence ATGATCGTTTCATTCAAATGCAAAGATACGGAGGCTCTCGCAGACGGCAGCCGAGTTCTACGCTTCGCAAACTTTGAAAGAGTTGCTTTGCGTAAACTTAGGCAATTGCAAATCGCCGAAAATATTGAGGACTTAAGAGTTCCACCCGGAAATCATCTGGAATCGTTAATAGGAGACCGAAAAGGACAGCATAGCATCAGAATAAACGACCAGTTTCGCATCTGCTTTCGCTGGACGTCTGCCGGCGCGGCGGATGTGGAAATTGTTGATTATCATTAG